From the genome of Salvelinus alpinus chromosome 19, SLU_Salpinus.1, whole genome shotgun sequence, one region includes:
- the LOC139545025 gene encoding volume-regulated anion channel subunit LRRC8A-like isoform X1: protein MIPITELRYFVDCQPAYRILKPWWDVFTDYISIVMLMIAVFGGTLQVTQDKMICLPCKWVVNQTCRRYFNATLSAPLLLEPKGIQYNLDRHQYNYVDAVCYENRLHWFAKYFPYLVLLHTLIFLACSNFWFKFPRTSSKLEHFVSILLKCFDSPWTTRALSETVVEERDPKPHKMNGSMDKKASFVSEDVEASVPMLQKTKSRLEQGIVDRTETGVLDKKEGEQAKALFEKVKKFRIHVEEGDIVYRLYIRQTIIKVIKFIFIICYTGYYVHNIQFSVDCSVDIESLTGYSMYRCAHPLATLFKILACVYISLVGVYGLICMYTLCWMLRRSLKKYSFESIREESSYSDIPDVKNDFAFMLHMIDQYDPLYSKRFAVFLSEVSENKLRQLNLNNEWTLDKLRQRITNNSQEKLELHLFMLSGIPDTVFDLIELEVLKLELIPDITIPPIIAQLVNLKEMWLYHTPAKIEAPALAFLRENLKSLHIKFTDIKEIPLWIYSLKNLSELHLTGNLSAENNRYIVIDGLRELKRLKVLRLKSNLTKLPQVVTDVGVHLQKLSVNNEGTKLMVLNSLKKMVNLTELELIRCDLERIPHSIFSLHNLQEIDLKDNNLKTIEEIISFQHLHRLVCLKLWYNQIAYIPIQIGTLNNMERLYLNRNKIDKIPSQLFYCRKLRFLDLSHNNLTYIPADVGYLQNLQYLVVTANRIETLPNELFQCKKLRTLNLGNNCLTSLPSRFGELTALTQLELRGNRLDCLPVELGECRQLKKTGLVVEEDLFNTLPTEVKEQLWKVDKETA, encoded by the exons ATGATCCCCATCACTGAGCTGCGTTACTTTGTAGACTGCCAGCCGGCCTACCGCATCCTGAAGCCATGGTGGGACGTCTTCACCGACTACATCTCCATCGTCATGCTCATGATCGCCGTGTTCGGGGGCACTCTGCAG GTCACCCAGGACAAGATGATCTGCCTGCCCTGCAAGTGGGTGGTCAACCAGACCTGCAGGCGGTATTTCAATGCTACTCTGTCGGCCCCGCTCTTGTTGGAGCCCAAAGGGATCCAATACAACCTGGATCGCCACCAGTACAACTACGTAGACGCTGTGTGCTACGAGAACCGCCTGCACTGGTTTGCCAAGTACTTCCCCTACCTGGTGCTACTGCATACCCTCATCTTCCTGGCCTGCAGTAACTTCTGGTTCAAGTTCCCCCGGACTAGCTCCAAACTGGAGCACTTTGTGTCCATCTTACTCAAGTGTTTTGACTCTCCCTGGACCACCAGGGCTCTGTCTGAGACGGTGGTGGAGGAACGCGACCCCAAGCCCCACAAGATGAACGGCTCCATGGATAAGAAGGCGTCGTTTGTCAGCGAGGACGTGGAGGCCAGCGTCCCCATGCTCCAAAAGACAAAGTCTCGCCTGGAGCAGGGGATCGTGGATCGCACTGAGACAGGCGTACTGGATAAGAAAGAGGGCGAACAGGCAAAAGCTCTGTTCGAAAAGGTGAAAAAGTTCCGCATACACGTGGAAGAGGGAGACATTGTGTACAGGCTCTACATCCGACAGACTATTATCAAAGTCATTAAGTTCATTTTTATTATCTGCTATACGGGGTATTATGTGCACAATATTCAGTTCAGTGTGGACTGTAGTGTGGATATAGAGAGCCTCACAGGGTACAGCATGTATCGTTGTGCCCATCCTCTGGCCACGCTGTTTAAGATCCTAGCCTGCGTCTACATCAGCTTAGTGGGGGTTTACGGATTAATTTGCATGTACACTCTCTGTTGGATGCTGCGGCGCTCACTGAAGAAATACTCCTTCGAGTCGATACGAGAGGAGAGCAGTTACAGCGACATACCGGACGTGAAGAACGACTTTGCTTTCATGCTGCACATGATTGACCAGTACGACCCTCTGTACTCCAAACGCTTTGCTGTCTTCCTGTCCGAGGTGAGCGAGAACAAGCTGCGGCAGCTCAACCTGAACAACGAGTGGACTCTGGACAAACTGAGGCAGAGAATCACCAATAACTCCCAGGAGAAGCTGGAGCTGCACCTCTTCATGCTGAGCGGCATCCCAGACACAGTGTTTGACCTGATAGAGCTGGAG GTACTGAAGCTGGAGCTCATTCCAGACATCACCATCCCTCCTATCATCGCCCAGCTGGTCAACCTGAAGGAGATGTGGCTGTACCATACCCCGGCTAAGATCGAGGCTCCCGCCTTGGCCTTCCTCAGGGAGAACCTCAAGTCCCTCCACATCAAGTTCACCGACATCAAGGAGATCCCTCTGTGGATCTACAGCCTGAAGAACCTGAGCGAGCTGCACCTGACGGGGAACCTGAGCGCAGAGAACAACCGATACATTGTTATTGATGGGCTACGGGAGCTGAAGAGGCTCAAGGTGCTCCGGCTGAAGAGTAACCTGACCAAGCTAC CTCAGGTGGTGACGGACGTGGGAGTGCACCTCCAGAAGCTGTCAGTCAACAACGAGGGCACCAAGCTGATGGTCCTCAACAGCCTGAAGAAGATGGTGAACCTGACTGAACTGGAGCTGATCCGCTGTGATCTGGAACGCATCCCACACTCCATCTTCAGCCTGCACAACTTGCAGGAGATTGACCTCAAG GACAACAACCTGAAGACCATCGAGGAGATCATCAGCTTCCAGCACCTGCACCGGCTGGTCTGCCTTAAACTCTGGTACAACCAGATCGCCTACATTCCCATCCAGATCGGCACCCTCAACAACATGGAGAGGCTCTATCTGAACAGGAACAAGATCGATAAGATCCCCAGCCAGCTGTTCTACTGTCGGAAGCTGCGCTTCCTGGACCTGAGCCACAACAACCTCACCTACATCCCAGCAGACGTGGGGTACCTGCAGAACCTCCAGTACCTGGTAGTCACTGCTAACAGA ATTGAGACCCTGCCCAACGAGCTGTTCCAGTGTAAAAAGCTCCGTACTCTGAACCTGGGTAACAACTGCCTGACGTCTCTGCCGTCACGCTTCGGGGAGCTGACGGCCCTGACCCAGCTGGAGCTGAGGGGGAATAGACTGGACTGTCTGCCCGTGGAGCTGGGGGAATGCAGGCAGTTGAAGAAGACGGgcctggtggtggaggaggacctCTTCAACACCCTGCCCACCGAGGTGAAGGAGCAGCTGTGGAAGGTGGACAAGGAGACTGCCTGA
- the LOC139545025 gene encoding volume-regulated anion channel subunit LRRC8A-like isoform X2, which translates to MIPITELRYFVDCQPAYRILKPWWDVFTDYISIVMLMIAVFGGTLQVTQDKMICLPCKWVVNQTCRRYFNATLSAPLLLEPKGIQYNLDRHQYNYVDAVCYENRLHWFAKYFPYLVLLHTLIFLACSNFWFKFPRTSSKLEHFVSILLKCFDSPWTTRALSETVVEERDPKPHKMNGSMDKKASFVSEDVEASVPMLQKTKSRLEQGIVDRTETGVLDKKEGEQAKALFEKVKKFRIHVEEGDIVYRLYIRQTIIKVIKFIFIICYTGYYVHNIQFSVDCSVDIESLTGYSMYRCAHPLATLFKILACVYISLVGVYGLICMYTLCWMLRRSLKKYSFESIREESSYSDIPDVKNDFAFMLHMIDQYDPLYSKRFAVFLSEVSENKLRQLNLNNEWTLDKLRQRITNNSQEKLELHLFMLSGIPDTVFDLIELEVLKLELIPDITIPPIIAQLVNLKEMWLYHTPAKIEAPALAFLRENLKSLHIKFTDIKEIPLWIYSLKNLSELHLTGNLSAENNRYIVIDGLRELKRLKVLRLKSNLTKLPQVVTDVGVHLQKLSVNNEGTKLMVLNSLKKMVNLTELELIRCDLERIPHSIFSLHNLQEIDLKDNNLKTIEEIISFQHLHRLVCLKLWYNQIAYIPIQIGTLNNMERLYLNRNKIDKIPSQLFYCRKLRFLDLSHNNLTYIPADVGYLQNLQYLVVTANRIETLPNELFQCKKLRTLNLGNNCLTSLPSRFGELTALTQLELRGNRLDCLPVELGECRQLKKTGLVVEEDLFNTLPTEVKEQLWKVDKETA; encoded by the exons ATGATCCCCATCACTGAGCTGCGTTACTTTGTAGACTGCCAGCCGGCCTACCGCATCCTGAAGCCATGGTGGGACGTCTTCACCGACTACATCTCCATCGTCATGCTCATGATCGCCGTGTTCGGGGGCACTCTGCAG GTCACCCAGGACAAGATGATCTGCCTGCCCTGCAAGTGGGTGGTCAACCAGACCTGCAGGCGGTATTTCAATGCTACTCTGTCGGCCCCGCTCTTGTTGGAGCCCAAAGGGATCCAATACAACCTGGATCGCCACCAGTACAACTACGTAGACGCTGTGTGCTACGAGAACCGCCTGCACTGGTTTGCCAAGTACTTCCCCTACCTGGTGCTACTGCATACCCTCATCTTCCTGGCCTGCAGTAACTTCTGGTTCAAGTTCCCCCGGACTAGCTCCAAACTGGAGCACTTTGTGTCCATCTTACTCAAGTGTTTTGACTCTCCCTGGACCACCAGGGCTCTGTCTGAGACGGTGGTGGAGGAACGCGACCCCAAGCCCCACAAGATGAACGGCTCCATGGATAAGAAGGCGTCGTTTGTCAGCGAGGACGTGGAGGCCAGCGTCCCCATGCTCCAAAAGACAAAGTCTCGCCTGGAGCAGGGGATCGTGGATCGCACTGAGACAGGCGTACTGGATAAGAAAGAGGGCGAACAGGCAAAAGCTCTGTTCGAAAAGGTGAAAAAGTTCCGCATACACGTGGAAGAGGGAGACATTGTGTACAGGCTCTACATCCGACAGACTATTATCAAAGTCATTAAGTTCATTTTTATTATCTGCTATACGGGGTATTATGTGCACAATATTCAGTTCAGTGTGGACTGTAGTGTGGATATAGAGAGCCTCACAGGGTACAGCATGTATCGTTGTGCCCATCCTCTGGCCACGCTGTTTAAGATCCTAGCCTGCGTCTACATCAGCTTAGTGGGGGTTTACGGATTAATTTGCATGTACACTCTCTGTTGGATGCTGCGGCGCTCACTGAAGAAATACTCCTTCGAGTCGATACGAGAGGAGAGCAGTTACAGCGACATACCGGACGTGAAGAACGACTTTGCTTTCATGCTGCACATGATTGACCAGTACGACCCTCTGTACTCCAAACGCTTTGCTGTCTTCCTGTCCGAGGTGAGCGAGAACAAGCTGCGGCAGCTCAACCTGAACAACGAGTGGACTCTGGACAAACTGAGGCAGAGAATCACCAATAACTCCCAGGAGAAGCTGGAGCTGCACCTCTTCATGCTGAGCGGCATCCCAGACACAGTGTTTGACCTGATAGAGCTGGAG GTACTGAAGCTGGAGCTCATTCCAGACATCACCATCCCTCCTATCATCGCCCAGCTGGTCAACCTGAAGGAGATGTGGCTGTACCATACCCCGGCTAAGATCGAGGCTCCCGCCTTGGCCTTCCTCAGGGAGAACCTCAAGTCCCTCCACATCAAGTTCACCGACATCAAGGAGATCCCTCTGTGGATCTACAGCCTGAAGAACCTGAGCGAGCTGCACCTGACGGGGAACCTGAGCGCAGAGAACAACCGATACATTGTTATTGATGGGCTACGGGAGCTGAAGAGGCTCAAGGTGCTCCGGCTGAAGAGTAACCTGACCAAGCTACCTCAG GTGGTGACGGACGTGGGAGTGCACCTCCAGAAGCTGTCAGTCAACAACGAGGGCACCAAGCTGATGGTCCTCAACAGCCTGAAGAAGATGGTGAACCTGACTGAACTGGAGCTGATCCGCTGTGATCTGGAACGCATCCCACACTCCATCTTCAGCCTGCACAACTTGCAGGAGATTGACCTCAAG GACAACAACCTGAAGACCATCGAGGAGATCATCAGCTTCCAGCACCTGCACCGGCTGGTCTGCCTTAAACTCTGGTACAACCAGATCGCCTACATTCCCATCCAGATCGGCACCCTCAACAACATGGAGAGGCTCTATCTGAACAGGAACAAGATCGATAAGATCCCCAGCCAGCTGTTCTACTGTCGGAAGCTGCGCTTCCTGGACCTGAGCCACAACAACCTCACCTACATCCCAGCAGACGTGGGGTACCTGCAGAACCTCCAGTACCTGGTAGTCACTGCTAACAGA ATTGAGACCCTGCCCAACGAGCTGTTCCAGTGTAAAAAGCTCCGTACTCTGAACCTGGGTAACAACTGCCTGACGTCTCTGCCGTCACGCTTCGGGGAGCTGACGGCCCTGACCCAGCTGGAGCTGAGGGGGAATAGACTGGACTGTCTGCCCGTGGAGCTGGGGGAATGCAGGCAGTTGAAGAAGACGGgcctggtggtggaggaggacctCTTCAACACCCTGCCCACCGAGGTGAAGGAGCAGCTGTGGAAGGTGGACAAGGAGACTGCCTGA